The Micromonospora sp. NBC_00421 DNA window CTCACCGGTGCGCAGCGCGCGGGCGATCGGCCGCGGATCGTCGATGGTCAGGTCGTCGAAGGTGGCGACCAGCCCGGTCGGCAGCTCGCCGTGCCACACCCGGACCCGGCGGCCCTCGTCCCGTATCGCCAGGCCGGGCAGTGCCGCGCCGAGCGCCGTCGGGGCGGCGTCCAGGATCACCTCGATCGCCTCGGCGGTGGACCGGGTGACGCTGAGCCGGGCGGCGAACTCCGCCATCGCCCGCGCCGACGCGGTCAACTCGGCCCGCCGCAACGCCTGGCTGCACAACCCCGCCACCGCGTCGAGCAGGGTACGGCGGGCCTCCTCGTCGGTGACCGGCCCGGCCCAGCGCACCTCGAGCGCGCCGAGCACCGCGCCACCGCCGTCGCGCAGCGGCAGGCAGATCCCGTCGGGCAGCGGCACGGTCGTCTCCTCGCGTACCGCGCGGGCCAGCGGCTCGTCGTCGGCGACCGCCAGCCGGGACGGCCCGGTGCCGCCGGCCACCGCCAGGTCCAACGCGCCGGCCGTGGCCACCGCGACCCGGACCTCTGCCGCGCCGACCAGCGCCGGGGTGACCGAGGTGACCACCTCCGTCACCGCCGCCGTGCTGCCGGCTGCGCTGAGCGACCCGGCGAGCCGGGCCAGCCCCTGGGCCTGCCGCAGCGCCCGTCGCCGGTCCCCGGCCCGCTGGGCGGGAACGTCCCCCTCGGTGGGGGCGTCGGTGATCGTGGTGAAGACGCCGCCGGGGTGGCCGAGGGCGTCGACGACCGGGCCCGACGAGCAGACCAGCCGCCGTCGACCCGCACCGACGTCGACGTCGCGTTCGTGCCGGCAGGTGACCCGGGCGGCGGTCAGCACCTCGGTCAGCGCCGGCACGGCGTCCGGCCAGACCGCCGCGCCCCGCCGGCCCGGCGACTCCCGCCCGGCCGGGTCGAACAGCGCCAGGTAACCGTCGTTGGGCAACAGCACGAGTTCCGGACCCCACCAGACCGCCGCCGGGGTCGGGGTGTGCAGGCAGATGGCCAGGGCGGTGCGCAGGCTCTGCGGCCAGGAGTCCAGCGGCCCGAGCGGGGTGCCGGCCCAGTCGTGTCCGACGATCCGCAGGCCGGCGTCACCGGCCCGGGAGAGGAGTTCCCGCCAGCGCGAGTCGTCCGGCGGCCGGGGGGCGACGGCGGCGGAGCGAGTCATGTCGGGACCTCCGCTCTGCGGATCGAGCGCTTTCCCATCAGTCGGACCGTACCAGCGTCAGCCGACACCCACGTCGGTCGATCCCCGGTGCGGGACGTCGGAGCGCCGCCGTCCCGCCCGTCGGACCGCGCCGGACCGGGTGCGCCCACGTCGCCGGTCGGCGCACCGGCAGCAGCCTCCCGGGCAGTTGCCCCGACCGCCCGCCGGGGGCGGTCGGGTCGTGGGACGCTGGCCGGGGCCGGGGGAGCGCGGCGGGTTCGGCACCGCCAGGTCATCCCGGACGAGGTCGACGACCGGCGCGGTGGGGCGCCGACGCGCAGGGGGACGCCATGACCGGTACGCCGCAGCTGGACTTCGCGCTCGACACGTACGAGTGCATCGTGCTCTATCCGGGACCGGCCGGTCGGGTGCTGCCGAAGGAGACCGTGCAGCGGCTCCAGGCCGAACACGCCGCGCACATGCGGGCCCTGCAACGCCGGGGCCTGGTGCTGGTCGCCGGGTCGATCGACGGCCCGGCCCGGGAACCCGCCCCGCCGATCGGCATCGGGTTGGCCCGCACCGGCTCGGTCGACGACGTACGCAGCGTGATGGCGGCCGATCCGGCGGTGCAGGCCGGGCTCTACACCGTCGACGTGCTGAGCTTTCTGTGCCCGGCCGGCTCACTGGAGTTTCCGCTGGTCAAGACCGACAGCTAGCGGCCTGCGGGGAAGGAGGTCCGGCAGCGGCGGCCGATGACGGCGCCGCCGGGGCGGACGGGCACGGGAGCGCGCGGACGGCGGTGGCCGGTGAGCGGTACGATTCCCGGCGCGCGGTCGCCGATGCCCGCGCCTCCCCGACGTCCCCGGCGTGGCCCGCGTCCCGCCGGCCACGCGCCCCACGCGCGCGTCGTCGGACCCTGTTCCTCAGTCCGCAAGGGGTCGGCCCACAGGTCGACCCGGAGGAGAGACTAGCCTGATGGGCGTGAAACGCCGCGCGAAGATCGTCTGCACCCTTGGCCCCGCCACCTCGTCCCCGGAGCGGCTCCGG harbors:
- a CDS encoding PP2C family protein-serine/threonine phosphatase, with the protein product MTRSAAVAPRPPDDSRWRELLSRAGDAGLRIVGHDWAGTPLGPLDSWPQSLRTALAICLHTPTPAAVWWGPELVLLPNDGYLALFDPAGRESPGRRGAAVWPDAVPALTEVLTAARVTCRHERDVDVGAGRRRLVCSSGPVVDALGHPGGVFTTITDAPTEGDVPAQRAGDRRRALRQAQGLARLAGSLSAAGSTAAVTEVVTSVTPALVGAAEVRVAVATAGALDLAVAGGTGPSRLAVADDEPLARAVREETTVPLPDGICLPLRDGGGAVLGALEVRWAGPVTDEEARRTLLDAVAGLCSQALRRAELTASARAMAEFAARLSVTRSTAEAIEVILDAAPTALGAALPGLAIRDEGRRVRVWHGELPTGLVATFDDLTIDDPRPIARALRTGERIILRNRAEFAARHPDLPDLAATYGMVTTVVLPLLDASRRPIAALGFGWPRERPLHDDDLALLDTIADLCEQTLERVRLVAAEHNLVTRLADRLRTSDTVGSPGLELATRYQPAMSGLHLGGDWYDLVELDEGRLGVVVGDVVGHQVEAAADMAQLRTVVNTLIRSGVPLAEVFPRLTGLLGVGFLGTCLAMVVDPVAGEAQIARVGHPHPVLLRPGHPPETVWTGHSLPLGLVRDPVPVTTVAFGPGDLLVAYTDGLVERRDQAYEAGVAALHEVLVPVRDQPVEVIADTILTKLSGSDDDQALVVIRHAG
- a CDS encoding YciI family protein: MTGTPQLDFALDTYECIVLYPGPAGRVLPKETVQRLQAEHAAHMRALQRRGLVLVAGSIDGPAREPAPPIGIGLARTGSVDDVRSVMAADPAVQAGLYTVDVLSFLCPAGSLEFPLVKTDS